In Dunckerocampus dactyliophorus isolate RoL2022-P2 chromosome 14, RoL_Ddac_1.1, whole genome shotgun sequence, one DNA window encodes the following:
- the abraxas2 gene encoding BRISC complex subunit Abraxas 2, with amino-acid sequence MAASISGYTFTSVCYHSANSNSDHEGFLLGEVRQEETISISDTQISNAELLQVVEIHKHDPCARLFSFYDYAGKVNEENLNSILKDRRKNVIGWYRFRRNTQQQMSFREQIVHKQLTQLLGVPDLVFLLFSFISTTNSSTHALEYVLFRPNRSRYNQRITLTIPNLGNTSQQEYKVSSVPNTSLNYAKVVKEHGAEFFDKDGVMKDIRTIFQVYSALQDKVQAVCGDVEESERVKEKIQEDVNKLKQQIAFRKHKVAEEERRIQGAQNPDSHSTPEENTEPSETSHLARISFHAPSAPERPSISSNPPSYADLMSQGDSLLSSSSPPTSAALLPRPQAVGSPGHPTPGPLGIISSLGLGATSNPVSAPSLPYLGNGDGSSSDSLDRQAAGQEFDDEDEDSSEYENLVSEAGHLPVSPATLLARSRSSALGPDGDTRGSQTT; translated from the exons ATGGCGGCATCCATTTCAGGTTATACTTTTACTTCTGTGTGTTACCACAGCGCCAATAGCAACTCGGATCAT gAGGGCTTCCTATTAGGAGAAGTAAGGCAAGAGGAGACTATCAGCATCAGTGACACACAGATTAGCAATGCAGAATTGCTCCAGGTAGTAG AAATCCATAAACATGACCCTTGTGCACGGTTGTTTAG CTTTTATGACTACGCTGGGAAAGTCAATGAAGAAAATCTCAACAGCATTCTAAAAGATAGGCGAAAA AATGTGATCGGTTGGTACCGCTTTCGGCGAAACACCCAGCAGCAGATGTCGTTCAGGGAACAGATTGTCCACAAACAGCTGACTCAGCTGCTCGGCGTGCCCGACCTCGTCTTCCTCCTTTTCAGCTTCATCTCCACGACCAACAGTTCCACACACGCGCTGGAGTATGTGCTCTTCCGACCGAACCGCAG TAGGTACAACCAGAGGATCACCCTCACCATCCCAAACCTGGGCAATACAAGCCAGCAGGAGTACAAGGTCTCCTCCGTACCCAACACCTCGCTCAACTACGCCAAGGTTGTCAAAGAACACGG GGCTGAATTCTTCGACAAAGACGGCGTGATGAAGGACATCCGAacaatatttcaagtctacagTGCGCTACAAGATAAAGTGCAG GCCGTGTGCGGGGATGTAGAAGAAAGTGAACGCGTGAAGGAGAAAATTCAAGAAGATGTGAACAAACTGAAGCAGCAAATTGCCTTCAGGAAACACAAGGTGGCGGAAGAAGAGAGGC GGATTCAAGGAGCCCAGAATCCAGACTCCCACTCCACTCCAGAGGAAAACACGGAACCTTCTGAGACTTCTCATCTAGCTAGGATATCTTTCCATGCGCCCTCTGCACCGGAGCGTCCCAGCATCTCGTCCAACCCTCCCTCTTACGCTGACCTCATGTCCCAAGGTGACTCTCttctctcctcctcttctccgCCTACCAGTGCTGCTCTACTGCCCCGGCCTCAGGCTGTGGGATCTCCGGGACACCCCACCCCAGGCCCACTAGGCATCATCTCGAGCTTGGGCCTCGGTGCCACCTCAAATCCTGTTAGCGCTCCCAGCCTCCCGTACCTCGGCAACGGCGACGGATCGAGCTCAGACTCATTAGACAGACAAGCAGCGGGTCAGGAGTTTGACGATGAAGATGAGGACAGTAGCGAATATGAGAACCTAGTGAGCGAAGCCGGCCATCTGCCCGTGAGCCCCGCCACCCTATTAGCTCGAAGTCGGTCGTCCGCCCTGGGTCCTGATGGGGACACTCGTGGCTCACAGACCACATAG
- the eef1akmt2 gene encoding EEF1A lysine methyltransferase 2 → MCQILKYNMEASTGSTHVSDAEEDSGSDNDFDTSQLGTKAYWDDAYKRELETFKDIGDVGEIWFGEESMSRVLKWMGTANIPEDAAILDIGTGNGAFLVELAKLGFRNLTGIDYSTASVELAKSVLQAEDLTHVNVEEVDFCQGELKGFDVCIDKGTFDAISLNPDHTSEVKKLYVQALKDALKDRGLFSITSCNWTKEQLLERFSEGFELVQELPTPTFQFGGMKGNSVTALIFKRLH, encoded by the exons ATGTGCCAAatactgaaatacaacatgGAAGCCTCCACGGGAAGCACACATGTTTCGGACGCAGAAGAGGACAGCGGCTCGGATAACGATTTTGACACTTCACAACTAGGAACGAAGGCATA TTGGGACGATGCATACAAAAGGGAACTGGAAACGTTCAAGGACATCGGTGACGTTGGTGAGATATG GTTTGGTGAGGAAAGCATGAGCCGTGTGCTAAAATGGATGGGCACCGCTAATATTCCAGAAGACGCTGCCATTCTTGACATTGGCACAGGAAATGGAGCCTTTTTGGTCGAACTG GCTAAACTTGGATTCAGGAATTTAACTGGAATAGATTATTCCACAGCTTCTGTAGAGCTGGCAAAAAGTGTTCTGCAAGCAGAGGACCTAACACATGTCAATGTTGag gaggtgGACTTCTGTCAAGGGGAGCTTAAGGGTTTCGACGTCTGCATCGACAAAGGAACGTTTGACGCGATAAGCCTAAACCCTGACCACACCAGTGAGGTCAAAAAACTTTATGTACAAGCTTTAAAAGACGCTCTGAAGGACCGGGGGCTCTTCTCTATCACGTCGTGTAACTGGACTAAAGAACAGCTGCTTGAGCGATTCAGTGAAG GATTTGAACTTGTGCAAGAGTTACCCACACCCACTTTCCAGTTTGGAGGCATGAAGGGCAACAGTGTGACTGCATTAATATTTAAACGActacattaa